The following coding sequences are from one Salinicoccus sp. Bachu38 window:
- a CDS encoding MOSC domain-containing protein, whose translation MEHRKIYRLFTGKVKKAGHSDAENKMDQEWESGIFKEPAEGSVYLTKTGFKGDEVADRKNHGGPEKAVFVYPVRHYEEWKRELHADIPVGGNGENFAVLGMDESNICLGDTFKIGEAIVQVSQPRRPCWKPARRHKVIDLALRIQKTGRTGWYFRVLKEGHVQAGDAFEMVDHPCPGWTIEACNEVMYNQTGNIGLAESLSECRYLADNWKKTLNKRLQGREGSSEPRVFGPNR comes from the coding sequence ATGGAACATCGGAAAATATATAGGCTGTTCACCGGCAAAGTCAAAAAGGCTGGACACAGTGATGCGGAGAACAAGATGGATCAGGAATGGGAGAGTGGCATCTTCAAGGAGCCGGCGGAAGGTTCCGTCTATCTGACCAAGACGGGCTTTAAAGGCGACGAAGTGGCCGACAGGAAGAACCATGGCGGACCCGAGAAGGCGGTTTTCGTCTATCCGGTCAGACATTATGAAGAATGGAAGCGTGAACTCCATGCAGACATTCCAGTCGGTGGAAACGGGGAGAACTTCGCCGTCCTGGGTATGGATGAATCCAATATATGTCTCGGGGATACATTCAAGATCGGAGAAGCAATCGTCCAGGTCTCCCAGCCGAGACGGCCATGCTGGAAACCCGCCCGCCGCCACAAGGTCATCGACCTTGCCCTGAGGATCCAGAAGACCGGGCGTACCGGCTGGTACTTCAGAGTGCTCAAGGAAGGGCATGTCCAGGCGGGGGATGCATTCGAGATGGTCGACCACCCATGCCCAGGATGGACAATCGAGGCCTGCAACGAAGTCATGTACAACCAGACCGGCAACATCGGCCTCGCCGAAAGTCTCAGCGAGTGCAGATATCTTGCCGACAACTGGAAAAAGACGCTCAACAAGCGTCTGCAGGGCAGGGAAGGCAGCAGTGAGCCGCGCGTGTTCGGACCGAACAGGTAG
- a CDS encoding SLC13 family permease — protein sequence MKDIYSNHLKNVIPLIIIAGVLSLVLFIDTGGGTFFTKQQQLTLVLLMVAVYIWIMAPLPVGAGSLLILALMIAFGLVGTVEEAFQGFLSSALYFIFALSILSKVFVKVGVDQSIAGMIKKFSKDSIVKSIIGLPILILLLPIILPSAIARFKMLQPLVDSLNRLYGFSYDSTYHKYSMFVIGMINQIGTMVVITGGGFSVLTVQLLRDFDVVDIGWSEWFLLLVPPIWIGSILIIMMMLAYLKHAGKDRVSTDLSKNDKVETIEVEYTKRFWAVLIGFAMMILAWILFDQDTVPLLLPPLLLIVVFSLPKLNLVTSEMIRGFDWENFLLLGTSFSLGILLAENGTADAMARVLMLAVPEDTSILIKVILFSLIIFILRFFFIVPSSAIIVIFPIVISYADLIGVGDLQLSLLVFVIIGSMLILPIHTPTVYLAFQTGVVSSKDQFFIGLCASLIMTGIAILSLFLYW from the coding sequence ATGAAAGATATTTACTCCAATCATCTAAAAAATGTGATTCCTTTAATAATTATTGCTGGTGTCCTTTCTCTCGTATTGTTTATTGATACGGGGGGAGGGACCTTTTTTACAAAACAGCAGCAACTCACCTTGGTATTATTGATGGTCGCTGTGTATATATGGATAATGGCTCCCCTCCCTGTGGGAGCCGGAAGTCTGCTCATACTTGCTTTAATGATCGCCTTTGGTCTGGTGGGAACAGTTGAAGAGGCATTTCAAGGGTTTCTTTCTTCAGCCCTCTATTTTATATTCGCACTTTCCATATTGAGTAAAGTTTTTGTTAAAGTGGGTGTGGATCAGTCGATTGCCGGGATGATAAAGAAGTTCAGCAAAGATAGCATAGTCAAAAGTATCATAGGATTGCCAATACTCATTCTACTGTTGCCGATTATACTTCCTTCGGCCATAGCGAGGTTTAAAATGCTTCAGCCTCTAGTCGACAGTCTGAATAGGTTGTATGGCTTCTCTTATGATAGCACATATCATAAATACAGCATGTTCGTCATAGGCATGATAAACCAGATAGGAACGATGGTTGTGATTACAGGGGGAGGATTTTCAGTACTCACTGTGCAGCTTTTAAGAGACTTTGACGTTGTGGACATAGGCTGGTCAGAATGGTTCCTGCTGCTTGTCCCCCCAATCTGGATAGGATCGATTTTAATTATCATGATGATGTTGGCTTATTTGAAACATGCCGGGAAAGACAGGGTTTCAACTGACTTGAGCAAAAATGACAAGGTTGAAACCATAGAGGTGGAATATACAAAAAGGTTTTGGGCTGTATTGATTGGTTTTGCCATGATGATTCTGGCTTGGATCCTGTTTGATCAGGACACCGTACCGTTACTGCTTCCACCCCTGCTGCTGATTGTCGTTTTTTCATTACCCAAATTGAATCTTGTAACCAGCGAAATGATCCGGGGTTTCGACTGGGAAAATTTCCTGCTTCTCGGCACGTCTTTTTCATTGGGGATATTACTGGCTGAAAATGGAACAGCTGATGCCATGGCCAGAGTATTGATGCTTGCAGTACCTGAAGACACAAGCATTTTAATCAAAGTCATATTATTTTCTTTAATCATCTTCATACTCAGATTTTTCTTTATCGTGCCTTCCTCTGCAATCATTGTTATTTTTCCTATAGTAATTTCATATGCTGATCTGATTGGGGTTGGTGACCTTCAGCTTTCGCTGCTGGTATTTGTGATTATAGGGAGTATGCTCATCCTCCCCATCCATACGCCTACTGTTTATCTCGCATTTCAAACTGGAGTGGTGAGCAGCAAAGATCAATTCTTTATCGGTCTTTGTGCAAGTCTGATCATGACAGGCATAGCGATACTTTCACTATTTCTCTATTGGTAG
- a CDS encoding tripartite tricarboxylate transporter permease, which produces MGSIEGIMTGFQTAFSLEGIMFVMIGVLVGTFIGMLPGLGPISAIAVMIPITFGMDPSTGLIMMAGVYYGAVFGGSTSSILLNAPGISGTVATSFDGYPMAQQGKAGKALAIAAIASFTGGTVSVVLLMIMAPALASVAISFGPPAYFGLMLLGLTAIASLSEGSTTKALISAVVGFMAVTIGIDPQTGTQRFTFGNANLFEGIDFLVIALGLFAIAEVGKLIIARHDDSLSEKQNVGSLRITKEEFKDMRGPMSRQSFVGFFLGVLPGAGATIASFIGYIMEKKIAKKPEEFGKGSVKGLAAPETANNAATSGAFVPLLSLGIPGSGTTAVLLGAFLVLGVQPGPLLMVERPEIFWGIIASMYLGNIVLLVLNLPLIPYISKILNIPRPLLIALVIMFSMIGVYAISFSTFDLYMLVLFGVLGFLMRLFAFPAPPFILAFILGGMLEQSFRQSLSISNGNFMIFLESPISLTLIILSVLSFIFPLLKLRKKKA; this is translated from the coding sequence ATGGGTTCAATAGAAGGAATTATGACCGGTTTCCAAACAGCTTTCAGCTTGGAAGGAATCATGTTTGTCATGATTGGTGTATTGGTCGGAACGTTCATCGGGATGCTACCCGGATTGGGGCCGATCAGTGCAATTGCAGTAATGATTCCGATTACATTCGGTATGGATCCCTCCACTGGTCTTATCATGATGGCTGGGGTTTACTATGGTGCAGTATTTGGTGGGTCTACGTCTTCGATTCTGCTAAATGCACCTGGGATATCAGGAACGGTAGCGACATCTTTCGATGGCTATCCGATGGCGCAGCAGGGAAAAGCGGGTAAGGCTCTGGCAATTGCAGCCATCGCATCCTTTACCGGCGGTACAGTAAGTGTGGTCCTGCTTATGATTATGGCGCCTGCATTGGCAAGTGTGGCGATATCCTTTGGTCCACCCGCCTACTTTGGACTGATGCTCTTGGGGTTGACAGCTATAGCCAGTCTGTCTGAAGGTTCTACTACAAAGGCCTTGATATCTGCCGTAGTCGGGTTTATGGCAGTGACCATAGGAATTGACCCACAGACAGGGACACAGAGGTTTACTTTTGGAAATGCTAATTTGTTTGAAGGTATAGATTTTCTTGTCATCGCACTTGGGTTATTTGCAATAGCGGAAGTAGGCAAACTGATCATAGCAAGACATGATGATTCATTAAGCGAAAAGCAAAATGTTGGCTCACTTAGAATTACAAAAGAAGAATTCAAAGATATGCGCGGTCCGATGAGTCGGCAATCGTTTGTCGGATTCTTTCTTGGTGTACTTCCAGGTGCAGGCGCAACCATTGCATCTTTTATCGGATACATCATGGAAAAGAAGATTGCCAAAAAGCCTGAAGAATTTGGAAAAGGGTCCGTCAAAGGCTTGGCAGCACCAGAGACAGCGAATAACGCTGCGACAAGCGGTGCTTTCGTTCCGCTGCTCAGCTTAGGGATTCCAGGATCAGGTACAACAGCTGTCCTGCTTGGTGCATTTCTGGTATTGGGTGTACAACCGGGGCCATTGCTGATGGTAGAACGTCCTGAAATTTTCTGGGGTATCATTGCGAGCATGTATCTGGGCAACATTGTTCTGCTTGTGCTCAATCTGCCCCTGATTCCGTACATATCCAAAATATTGAACATACCCAGACCGCTTCTGATTGCTTTGGTCATCATGTTCAGTATGATCGGTGTCTACGCTATCAGTTTCAGTACTTTCGACTTGTATATGCTGGTACTGTTTGGCGTTCTTGGATTTCTGATGAGACTGTTCGCTTTTCCAGCCCCCCCTTTCATATTGGCATTCATACTGGGAGGGATGCTGGAACAGTCGTTCAGGCAGTCCCTATCCATTTCAAATGGAAACTTCATGATATTTTTGGAAAGTCCGATTTCATTGACGTTGATTATTTTATCTGTGCTTTCCTTTATCTTCCCGCTGTTAAAATTAAGGAAAAAGAAGGCATAA
- a CDS encoding tripartite tricarboxylate transporter TctB family protein produces the protein MLGTMNRKISLILLALAAFYLIMTYNLPSYTYTEIDADMVPKGLGWLLVFFSVVLFFIKDSETEEQRERRNIPKKEIITLLAVTGMILLYIFLLEILGFVAVTALFVFFCSWFLGYKKFITNAIVSIVFPVVLYMLFTQFLRIELPQGILPF, from the coding sequence ATGCTGGGAACAATGAATAGAAAAATCAGTCTTATATTACTTGCATTAGCGGCATTTTATTTAATTATGACATATAATCTGCCTTCGTATACATATACAGAAATTGATGCGGATATGGTACCGAAAGGTCTAGGATGGCTTCTGGTCTTCTTTTCCGTAGTACTATTTTTTATCAAAGACTCTGAGACGGAGGAACAGAGGGAGAGGCGCAATATTCCCAAAAAGGAAATCATCACGTTGCTTGCAGTCACAGGGATGATACTGCTATACATCTTTTTACTGGAAATACTCGGCTTTGTCGCAGTAACTGCTCTCTTCGTATTCTTCTGCTCCTGGTTTCTTGGATATAAGAAGTTCATTACGAATGCGATAGTATCCATAGTTTTTCCAGTAGTACTGTACATGTTGTTTACGCAATTTCTACGCATAGAATTACCACAAGGAATATTGCCATTTTAA
- a CDS encoding tripartite tricarboxylate transporter substrate binding protein: MKKFLSLLLLAVVALFAVACSGEGGSEESTESESADSGEGSGGEESAESWEPSEPIEIVAPAGAGGGYDTTARMAMQTFSEEGIIEEDMGVTNKVGGGGAVGWSYIADQAGSNHHLFVTSPPFLLVPLNGQSEYNYEDFTPIANMIADYPAFAVAEDAEWNDLNELFEDMKEDPSSVTVVGTSSPGSMDHIAFAYVAKAAGVDITQIKYVSAQDGEGVTQILNGSADVFSTGIAETAEQARAGNMRVLGVTSEERLEGETLGQFPTVQEQGIDAELVNWRGFFGPPDMDQAAVDYYVEKFEELSNSEGFADVRAQFGWNEMYMAPEEYQEYLDAQNEEFQSILDELGLGQAE, translated from the coding sequence ATGAAGAAGTTTTTAAGTCTATTGTTACTTGCTGTTGTTGCGCTATTTGCTGTTGCTTGTTCGGGCGAAGGTGGCTCGGAGGAATCAACTGAGAGTGAATCCGCTGATTCTGGTGAAGGTAGTGGAGGAGAAGAATCGGCTGAAAGCTGGGAACCTTCTGAGCCTATCGAAATCGTAGCGCCAGCAGGCGCAGGTGGCGGGTATGACACTACTGCCAGAATGGCGATGCAGACATTCAGTGAAGAAGGCATCATTGAAGAAGATATGGGTGTTACCAACAAAGTTGGTGGCGGCGGCGCTGTAGGTTGGTCGTACATAGCAGACCAGGCAGGCAGCAACCATCATCTCTTCGTGACATCTCCACCATTCCTGTTGGTGCCGTTGAACGGCCAATCGGAATACAACTACGAAGATTTCACACCAATTGCGAACATGATTGCTGACTATCCAGCTTTTGCAGTAGCAGAGGATGCAGAATGGAATGATCTTAACGAACTATTTGAAGATATGAAAGAAGACCCATCCAGCGTAACCGTAGTGGGTACATCTTCCCCAGGCAGTATGGACCATATTGCATTCGCATATGTGGCTAAAGCTGCCGGAGTGGATATTACACAGATCAAGTATGTCTCTGCCCAGGACGGTGAAGGTGTAACGCAGATTCTGAATGGTAGTGCTGACGTTTTCTCAACTGGTATAGCAGAAACTGCAGAGCAGGCACGTGCGGGTAATATGAGAGTGCTCGGTGTCACTTCTGAAGAGAGGTTGGAAGGCGAGACGCTTGGACAATTCCCGACGGTACAAGAGCAGGGGATTGATGCTGAACTGGTCAACTGGAGAGGTTTCTTTGGACCGCCGGATATGGATCAGGCAGCAGTTGACTACTACGTGGAAAAATTTGAGGAATTGAGCAACTCTGAAGGTTTCGCAGATGTAAGAGCCCAGTTCGGGTGGAATGAAATGTACATGGCTCCTGAAGAATACCAGGAATACCTGGATGCACAGAATGAAGAATTCCAAAGCATCCTTGATGAGCTGGGACTCGGTCAGGCTGAGTAA
- a CDS encoding RraA family protein — protein MTDRLVDEFSDIPTTSASDALKGQTTMDYRIKPLTSQRVAGRAFTVKITKGQNKDFLKALKEANENDVIVVDAEGDTRRAIAGDFVVGMARTLGIQGIVVDGVIRDIEGIQALDYPVFALGTTCDAGFKAEPGVLDRPISCGGVAVTDGDIVLGDADGVVVVPKEEAEAVLEKAKQKIEKDEARDERVGNSIEEIHRYIDSMTS, from the coding sequence ATGACAGACAGACTAGTTGATGAGTTCTCGGATATTCCTACAACGAGCGCTTCGGATGCTTTGAAGGGGCAGACTACGATGGACTATCGCATAAAGCCTTTAACATCACAGAGAGTTGCAGGAAGAGCTTTTACAGTCAAGATAACCAAAGGGCAGAATAAGGATTTTCTGAAAGCCCTGAAGGAAGCAAATGAAAATGATGTCATAGTCGTGGATGCGGAGGGAGACACCAGAAGAGCGATTGCTGGGGATTTCGTAGTCGGCATGGCCAGGACGTTGGGGATACAAGGTATCGTCGTAGACGGCGTCATCAGGGATATTGAAGGCATACAAGCGCTGGACTATCCAGTCTTTGCATTAGGGACTACATGTGATGCCGGATTCAAGGCGGAACCGGGCGTATTGGATCGACCAATCAGTTGCGGGGGTGTTGCTGTAACAGATGGCGACATAGTCCTTGGCGATGCAGATGGTGTTGTCGTTGTCCCGAAAGAAGAAGCGGAAGCAGTTTTGGAAAAAGCAAAGCAAAAAATAGAAAAAGATGAAGCGCGTGATGAAAGAGTTGGAAACAGTATCGAAGAAATCCATCGCTATATAGACTCGATGACGAGTTGA
- a CDS encoding LysR family transcriptional regulator, whose translation MDDIDWLVVSELYSSKNVTRTAETLYISQPTITKKLKKIEEKFNITIYTRKSKGIEFTAEGQYLARKAREISNEMDQVKRDVRSMSHQTVGKLNIGVSNHIAKYQLPEILSAFREHYPLVEYNIHSGYGKEIYKLMNTQNIHLGFIRAEYDWNGCKDKLGEDPVCLVYREPISKKDLPALSKIEYQTGSTTKAMIENWWALHFEVPPAVGMQVDNVEGCKEMVMNGFGYGILPESIMADEDSLYKERLMLDDQTPLVASTWMYYTESLLENKIIAEFVEFVKNKYKEEGQ comes from the coding sequence ATGGATGATATAGATTGGTTGGTTGTAAGTGAACTTTATAGTAGTAAAAATGTCACCAGAACCGCTGAAACATTGTATATATCACAACCAACAATTACAAAAAAGTTGAAAAAGATTGAAGAGAAATTCAACATTACGATCTATACACGAAAAAGCAAGGGAATAGAATTTACAGCTGAAGGCCAATATCTGGCCAGAAAAGCCAGGGAAATATCGAATGAAATGGACCAGGTCAAAAGAGATGTCAGAAGTATGAGCCACCAGACAGTCGGTAAGCTCAATATCGGTGTAAGCAATCACATTGCAAAATATCAGTTGCCGGAAATACTGAGTGCTTTCCGGGAACATTATCCATTGGTTGAATATAATATTCACAGTGGATACGGCAAAGAAATATACAAGTTGATGAATACACAGAATATCCATCTGGGTTTTATAAGAGCCGAATATGATTGGAACGGCTGCAAAGATAAATTGGGTGAAGATCCCGTATGTCTGGTCTACAGGGAACCGATTTCCAAAAAGGATTTGCCTGCATTGTCCAAAATAGAATACCAGACTGGCAGTACTACAAAAGCGATGATTGAAAACTGGTGGGCTTTACACTTTGAAGTGCCTCCTGCTGTAGGCATGCAAGTGGATAACGTTGAGGGGTGCAAGGAAATGGTGATGAATGGATTCGGCTATGGAATACTTCCTGAGTCCATTATGGCAGATGAAGATTCCCTATATAAAGAACGGCTTATGCTCGATGACCAGACACCGCTGGTTGCAAGTACATGGATGTATTACACAGAGTCATTACTGGAAAATAAAATCATTGCAGAGTTTGTTGAGTTTGTAAAAAACAAGTACAAGGAGGAAGGTCAATGA